In Chryseobacterium oryzae, the genomic stretch CAGCAATATAATGCACTGGTGGTTCAGCGCAACAAATATTTGCAGGAAGCAACTCCAAATAACCCTATTGTAAAAGATATGAATGAGCAGATAGATCAGATGAAATCTTCTCTTTCTGAATCTTTGCAAAGAAATGTTACCAGCCTGGAATTAGCGAGAAGAAAAGTAGAAACTCAGTTAGGCGGATCCGAATCTATGATTAGTAAAATTCCTTTTCAGGAAAAATTATTCAGAAGCATAGAACGTCAGCAACAGATTAAGGAAAATCTTTATCTTTTATTACTTCAGAAACGTGAAGAAGCTGCAATTAGTTTGGAAATTACAGCAGACAAAGCAAGAGTTATAGATAAAGCATTTGTATTCAGCAATCCTGTAGCTCCTAAAAAACCATTAATATTAGCAGTTTGCCTTGTTTTTGCGGTTTTTATTCCTTTTTTAATAATTTATTTAAAGAATATTTTAACCACTACGATTTCCAGAAGATCAGATATTACAAAACTTACAGATGTACCTGTTTTGGCCGAAATACCTATTTTGAAGAAATCTGAAAATGCGTTACTTTCCTTTAACGATGTTTCGCCTATGGCAGAGGCATTTAGGATTTTTGTAACGAATCTGAAATTCCTTTTACCTGTAAAAGATGCACAGAAAATTATTATGGTAACTTCTTCTGTAAAAGGAGAAGGAAAGACATTTATCTCATCCAACCTATCGTTAATTTTAGCGTCTTCAAGAGATAAGGTTTTGGTTATTGGAGCCGATATCAGAAACCCGCAGTTGCAGAGATATAATCCATCGATGAGAACTGCTAAAGGGCTAACCGAATTTTTGGCAGGTGATGATTCTGCAACCCTTGAAAATATCATACATCCAAGTGGATATAATGAAAACTGCGATTTTATATATTCAGGGTCTATACCGCCTAATCCGACAGAACTTTTGCAGAATGGAAGATTAGACGAATTGTTTTCTCAACTTAAAAATCAGAATAAATATAAATTTATTGTTTTAGATACCGCTCCATTAATGCTTGTAACAGATTCTATTCTTATTGCCAATAAATCTGACGTTATTGTTTACGTTACAAGAGCTGGTGTTACAGAAAAAGATTATTTGGAATTCTTGAAAAATACTGTTGAAGATAAAAAAATCGCTAATGTAGGAATTGTACTGAATGGGGTTGAAGAATCTAATTTCGGATATGGAAATAAATTCGGATATGGCTATCAAGCTACAAAAACCAGCTGGTGGAAGAGAAAATAACAGTTGAAAATTAGCGGATATACAAATGAGCGGCAATAAAAATTTATTGAAAAGTGTAACTTCTTTAGGAGTTGTTCAGATTGCAAATTACATTTTTCCATTTGTTACCATCCCGATAGTTTCCCGTATTTTGGGTCCTGAAAAAATTGGGATTATAAACTATGCAGCATCTTTTGCATTATATTTTGTACTAATTGTATCTTACTCTTTCGAATTAAC encodes the following:
- a CDS encoding GumC family protein, with product MDHNSKKEINIKELLSPYLRNWKYFVATVFLALVGAVFYIKSKSPVFKVQTSVLIKDAKKMSAASGDVGVLQSLGGFGGMGTNSIENEVGVFASKTIVEDVLKELNFQTVFYAKQTLKDIELYGETNPYIVNVVQEKENVLLPKKPISIKTKGNIITLSSEEFDKDIVTSFNKTTSLPFGIIIISKNPKYKAPFKVDMSDIIFYYTSFDGAVDGYQRALKVDLLDKDGTIITLSVDFENTAKAKDFLDRLVRQYNVYAINDKNIESKKTKDFIDQRIVLISKELGDVESQKQDFKSGNNIVDLPTEARINLQTKEQSKVQMLELATQMELSKFLRSSLNKKGTGDVLPLNIGLENEAALNAIQQYNALVVQRNKYLQEATPNNPIVKDMNEQIDQMKSSLSESLQRNVTSLELARRKVETQLGGSESMISKIPFQEKLFRSIERQQQIKENLYLLLLQKREEAAISLEITADKARVIDKAFVFSNPVAPKKPLILAVCLVFAVFIPFLIIYLKNILTTTISRRSDITKLTDVPVLAEIPILKKSENALLSFNDVSPMAEAFRIFVTNLKFLLPVKDAQKIIMVTSSVKGEGKTFISSNLSLILASSRDKVLVIGADIRNPQLQRYNPSMRTAKGLTEFLAGDDSATLENIIHPSGYNENCDFIYSGSIPPNPTELLQNGRLDELFSQLKNQNKYKFIVLDTAPLMLVTDSILIANKSDVIVYVTRAGVTEKDYLEFLKNTVEDKKIANVGIVLNGVEESNFGYGNKFGYGYQATKTSWWKRK